From Qipengyuania soli:
CTGGGTGAAAGACCTCGCCAGCGGCGTTGAGCGCATGGTCTATGGCGACCTCGACCTGGACATGCAGGAAACCTGGGCGGTTTACGGGTTCTACCCGCTGATGGACTGGACGCCCGACGGCAAGAGCATCGTCGCATGGGCAGGCGGCAAAATCCGCCGCATCGCCGCCGACGGTAGCGGGGCGACTGTCATTCCCTTCCGCATCGACGATACGCGCGGCGTCGCCGACGCGCCGCATCCGGTCATTCCGGTGGGTGAAGACAGCTTCACCGCGAAAATCCCGCGCTTTGCCAGCGTGTCGCCCGACGGACGAACGGTTGCCTTCGAAAGCCTTGGCAAACTCTACGCCAAGCCGGTGGCGGGCGGCGAACCGCGCCGCCTGTTCTCCGATGGCGGGGACGCTCTGGAGCTGTGGCCGAGCTGGTCGCGCGACGGGCGCAAGCTGGCCTTCGTGCGCTGGACCGATGCTGGCCTGGGGCAGGTGATGGTGGCCGATGCCAATGGCCGCAATGCGAAAGCGGTCACCACCATGCGCGGGCACTATGCGCTGCCGCAGTTCTCGCCCGATGGCCGTACTGTCGTGTTCGAGAAGCGCTCTGGCGGATACCTGACTTCGCCCCAGTATTCCGAGAACGAGGGCGTTTATGCGGTTTCGGTCACCGGCGGGACGCCGAAGCTGATTGCTCGCGACACGTCGGAGCCGCAGTTCGGTGCAGCGAGTGACCGCGTGTTCATGCTCGGGCGGTCGGGCGGCAAGCTGCAGCTGATCTCCGCCAACCTCGATGGTGACAAGCGACAGGTGCATGCCGAGGGCGAACTTGTCAGCGGCTATAGCGTCGGCCCCAAGGGGGACATGCTAGCCTTCCGCGAGAACTACGAAGTCTTCGTAACGCCGCTGATGCCAGGCGGGCAGGCGGTTACATTAGGCGAGAAGGCCAGTTCCCTGCCAGTGACCCGTGCGAGCAAGGGCGGCGCGGACTATGTCGGCTGGACCGACGGTGGCCGCACGCTGACCTGGTCGATGGGACCGACGCTGTTCCGCGCACCGATCTCTTCGATGTTCGCCAACGCTCCGCAGGACAAGGATGCTCCCAAGTTCGAGCCACCGGTGAGCGGTGTATCACTGGCCCGCACGGTCCAGGCGGACAAGCATCAGGGCGTGGTCGCCCTGACAGGCGCGCGCATCCTGACGATGACCGGCGATGGCGCAGGCGTGATCGAGAACGGTACGATCGTTATCGACGGTGATCGCATCGCTGCAGTCGGACCCGCCTCATCGGTCAGCATTCCGGCAGGTGCCACGAAGGTCGATGCCACGGGCAAGACCATCATGCCCGGCCTCGTCGACGCACACGCGCATGGATCGCAGGGGACGGGCGACCTTGTCCCGCAGCAGAACTGGTCGCTGGTCCAGAACCTCGCGCTCGGCACGACGACGATCCACGATCCTTCCTCGCAAGCGAGCCAGATTTTCGAAGCGTCCGAACGCCAGCGGGCGGGCCTCCTGCTCGGGCCGCGCATCTTCTCGACCGGCGAGGTCATCTATGGTGCGAAGGCACCGGGTATCTATGCCCGTATCGACGGCTATGACGATGCGCTGGCGCATGTCCGCCGTATCAAGGCGCAGGGCGGTGTGTCGGTGAAGAACTACAACCAGCCCCGGCGCGAACAGCGCCAACAGGTGGTTGCTGCGGCGCGCGACGAGAACATGCTCGTCGTGGCCGAGGGTGGTTCGCTGTTCGGCATGGACATGAACCTGATCGCCGACGGCAATTCGACGGTCGAACACAATGTCCCAGTGGAGCACTTCTACGAAGACGTGCTCCAGTTCTGGGCCGGGTCGCAGACCAACAACACGCCGACCCTTGTCGTTACCTATGGCGGCCTGGCGGGCGATCCCTACTGGCGCCAGGCGACCGACGTGTTTGCCAACCCGCTGATGGTCCACACCCCGCCGCGCCAGTTGATCGCGGAGACCGGGCGCCGGACGAAGGCACCCGATTGGGCCTATGTCGATGATGATTCCGCGCGCGAGGCGAAGAAGCTCAGCGAACGCGGCGTCAAGATCAGTATCGGCGCGCATGGCCAGCAGGCAGGTATCGGCTCGCACTGGGAACTGTGGAGCTTCGTGCGCGGCGGCATGACGCCGGTCGAAGCGCTGCGGGCAGGGACGATCGTTTCGGCACAATCGCTGGGCATGTCGCGCGATATCGGCAGCCTTGAGGTCGGCAAGCTCGCCGACCTGCTGGTGCTGTCGGCGGACCCCAGCACCGACATCCGCAATTCGGACAAGATCGATCGCGTGATGCTCGGCGGGCGGCTCTACGATGCCCGCACCATGAACGAGGTCGAAACAGGGACGGCGAAGCGCCTTCCCTATTGGTGGGAGTGACCTCGGCGCCTAGGCGGCGCGAATGTGGCCCAGGAAGTCCTGCACCTTGCGGCGCAGGACATCCGCCTGCCCTTCGAGGCTCTCGGCCGAACTGAGCACCTGTGCGGCGGCAGCCCCCGTGGCGAGCGAGGTTTCGCGAACCTCCTCAATGCTGCCCGAGACCTCATCGGTCGAGCGAGCGGCCAGGTCGATGCTGCGTGCGAGGTCCTGACCTGCAACTGACTGCTGGTCGACAGCACTGGCGATCGAGACCGCAGTGCGTTCGAGTTCGCGAATCTGGTCGGCAATCGAGCGCAGTGCGCCGACGCTTGCGCCAGTCGAATCCTGCATTGTGCGGATTTGCTCGGCGACTTCTTCGGTCGCGCGGCTGGTCTGCGCGGCGAGTTCCTTCACCTCGCTGGCGACGACGGCAAAGCCACGTCCTGCTTCCCCGCCACGAGCAGCCTCGATGGAGGCATTCAGTGCGAGCAGGTTCGTACGCTGTGCAATCGACTGGATCAGTTCGACGATCTGGCCAACTTGGTCCGCTGAATTGGCGAGGGCGGAAATGGTCGCATCGGCACCGGTCGCGGTTTCTGTCGCGCGGCGGGCCAGCTCGGCCGAGTGCGACGCCTGGCGGCTGATCTCGCCGATCGACATGGCGAACTCGTCCGATGCGGAGGCGGCAGCGGTGGCACCTTCTGCAGCGCCTTCCATGGCGCGGATGACCTGTTCCGACTTGCCGGTGGCCTGGTCGGCAGTCGCGGCCATGCTCGCAGCCGTCGTCTTGAGCTGGCTGGCAGCGGATGCGACGCTGCCCACGACTTCACCAATGCTGGTGTCGAATTCTCCGGCGAATCGCAGGACTTCCGCCTTGCGCGCCTCTGCGGCTGCCTTGCGGGCGACGAAGAGCTCGTCGAGCTTGTGCCCCGACTTCAGGAACACCGCGAGCGATCGGGCGAGGTCGCCGATTTCGTCGACCCGGTCGGTACCCGAAACCTCGATGTCTCGAGCGCCTGCGGCAAGGCGGCCCATCTCGCGCGAGATGTCCACGAAGGGTACGATGATCTGGCTGCGGATGAACTGGAGGCTGGCCACACCGAGGATGAGCGCGATTGCAGTGATCGCGATGATGCCGATCTTGGCCGAAGCGATGTTGGCGGGGTCGGAAAAGCCCCACAGGGCGAGGAGCGTTACCGACACCAGCCCGCCCATCGTGAACACGGAAGCGATCATGGCCTTGTGATCGAGCGAGCGCGACATGAACCAGGCAGAAATTCCCCCTTGCTCGCCCTTTCCGGCACTTACGGCGATGTCGACCGCCGCAATCTCCTCAACCATTTCATCCGTAAGGATTTTCGTCTGCGCGTTCATCGCTGCCCATCCCCGCTAAACTTCCTGTCAACCATAAGCGGGAAATGCTTGAGATCGCGTTAAGCGGCCTTCACGTGCCTCAGGAAGTCGTGGACCTGCGTCTGGAGCGTGCCGGCCTGTTCTTCGAGTGAAGTGGCAGAGGTCAGCACCTGGCTCGCGGCTGCGCCGGCTGTGAGGGACGTCTCGCGCACCTTGAGGATGCTTCCCGAAACTTCGTCGGTCGAACGTGCGGCAAGGTCGATGCTTCGGGCCAGATCCTGTCCGGCGACCGACTGCTGGTCGACGGCGCTGGCGATCGAGACGGCAGTGCTTTCGAGTTCGCGAATCTGGCTGGCGATCGAACGGAGCGCGCCGACGCTGGCACCGGTTGAATCCTGCATTGCCCGGATTTGTCCGGCAATTTCCTCGGTCGCGCGGCTCGTCTGCGCGGCAAGTTCTTTCACTTCGCTCGCTACGACAGCGAAGCCGCGACCTGCCTCGCCGCCGCGCGCCGCTTCGATCGATGCGTTGAGCGCAAGAAGGTTGGTGCGCTTGGCGATCGACTGGATCAGTTCCACGATCTGGCCGACCTGATCGGCCGACGACGCAAGTGCCGAAATAGTCGTATCGGCACCGGTTGCGGTTTCGGTCGCCTTGCGGGCGAGTTCCGCCGAGTGCGAAGCTTGGCGGCTGATCTCCCCGATCGACATGGCAAATTCGTCTGATGCGGATGCTGCCGCGGTTGCGCCCACCGACGCCTGCTCGATGGAGCGCGATACGATGGCTGTCTGGTCGCTGGCTTCTTCTGCTGCCCCTGCCATCGAGGACGCAGTGGTCTTGAGCTGTGAAGACGCTGCGGCGACGCCGCTGACAACTTCACCTACTGTGCGTTCGAAACGCTCGGCGATGAGTTGCATTTCCTTGCCCCGTTCGGCGCGAAGCGAGGCGCGTTCCTGCGACATGCGTTCGAATTCCCAAGCGGCCTGAAGGAAGACCTCGAACGCGCGGGCAAGATCGCCGATTTCGTCCTGCCGGTCGAGAGCGGGGATGTGCATGTCCTTTTCGCCCTTGGCGAGGCGACCGGCGACATCGGTCATCCGGCGCAAGGTGTGTGAAATGTCGCGGGCGAGGTAGCGTGCGCTCAGCGTCACCATCGAAATGCCGATGACAGCGACCACGATGAAGGCGACGAAGAGCAGGGAAACGATGAAGGTCGAGTGCTCGTCGGCAGCCTTGGCGATCGCTTCGAACTCGCTACGCAGTCCATGTGCCTCATCGACGAACTGTTCACCATCGAGGTAGACGCTGTCGGAGAACTCCTGCCATTGCTGGCCCGAGCCGCGCGACCGCTGTGCAGCCTCAACCCGAGTTGTGAGTGAAGCAAGATCACCGTTGAGCTTGTCGATGGCCGGCAAGGTTACAGGCGCAACGTCTACGGCAAGTGCCTTGATGTCGCTGAGCTTGCGGTCGGCATTGCGAAGCGCATCGTGCGCCGCGACGAGATCCGATTTGTCACCCACGGCGGCGTAGTGCTGTACGAACAGACGGGCATCGCCGATGTCGCCGATCATGCGCGCAGCTTCGACATTCGCCTGCGACAAGGCCATCCGCTCCGCCTTCAGTTGCAAGGCGATGTAACCGCCGACAAGCGTCGCCAGCAGGCCGAGCACCACCGCTGCAATGTTGGCCATTGCTATGGCGCGTAATTTCTCGCCGACTGACTTGTTGAAGAGAAAGCCCTTCAACCCGTTGGGACGATCGATGTCGACCGCCTCTGCGGCCTCGGAAATTCCCGCGAAGAGCGGCTGTCCGCCCAGTTCCGGCACGTGGATTTCGCCCACGACTTCCTGTTCGGCGACAACGCCGTTCACCATGTCCGAAAGTGCGCTCATGCGACCTTGGAATCCCTCTGTTCTGTAGGTGTTGCCGTTCCGACCGGCTTGCCCAGATGCTGGGCGATTTCCTCGGCGGGAAGGGCCTTGAAATAGAGCCAACCCTGGATCTGGTCGCAGCCGGCGGCGCGGACCATGTCGGCCTGGTCCTGTGTCTCGACGCCCTCGGCCGTCACGCCCATCTTCATGGCACGCGCCACAGTGATGCTGGACAGCATCATGGCGCGGCTGCCCTCGTCTTCGCCTGCCTGGACGACGAGGCTGCGGTCAAGCTTGAGCTTTTCGAAGCGGAACTGACGCAGGAAGCCGATCGAGGCATATCCGGTGCCGAAATCGTCGAGCGAGATTTTGACCCCGAAACCGCGGATGACAGCAAGGCTGCGCTCGGCAACCACCGGGTCGAGCACGAGGCAGGTTTCCGTAATCTCGAGTTCGAGGCGCTCCGGATCGAAGCCAGTCTCTTCGAGGATATGGCCGAGCTGGATCGGGAACTCCGGATTGCGCAGCTGAGCGGCGGAGATATTCACCGATAGGGTAATGTCATCCCATTCGAGTGCATCGCAGCAGGCCTGACGCAGGACCCACAGGCCAATCGCATTGATGAGGCCGCTTTCCTCAGCGACGGGGATGAAAATGTTCGGACCCACGCGCTTGCCGTCGGCACGCTCCCAGCGCAGCAGACACTCGACCGCCACGACCTTGCGGGTGCGACTGTCGACGAGCGGCTGGTAGTTAAGGCGGAATTCCCTGTTGGCGAGTCCTGCGCGAAGCTCGTCGTCCATTTCTTTCAGCTGTTCGCGACTCTGATCGAACGCGGCGCTGAACCAGGTGCAGCGCATCTTGCCACCGCGCTTGGACGCATACATGGCGACATCCGAGCGACGCAGCAGTTCGGATGAACTGAGCTTTTCGCCCGGCACCTTGCGCGACAAGCCGATGCTTGCGCCCAGAGTCAGGCGCCGGTCGTCAACGCTGACCGGCTTGGCGAGGCGTTCGATCAAGCGGCGGCAAAGCCCCTCCAACACCGTGCCGGCCACGGGACCACCGATCAGCAGTGCATACTCGTCGCCGCCAAGGCGATAGACCGAAGCTTCGTCCCCCGCGAGATCCTTCAGGATCGTCGCGCATTCGCGGATCGCGGCATCGCCAACAAAATGGCCATAGTGATCATTGACCAGCTTGAACCCGTCGAGGTCGATCAGTGCAAGTGCGATTTCCTGACCTGCCCGGTCGTGCTTCTGGAAGTCGACATGCAGGGAGCGCCTGTTGGGAAGCGCAGTGAGGCTGTCTGTAAAACCGAGCTTTTCGTATCGACCGATATGGCGCAGGCCGAGTATCGCCAGGACGGCAACCGCACAGCAAAAGATGATGGATCCGGCTGCCAGGACGGGTGCGGGCGATGAAAGTCCGATCTTGTGGCTGACCATCGCCAGCGACATCGTGAGCAGGAAGATGGTCGATAGGACAAGGATGGGGCCGAGCACAAACGCTCTGCTGTCGGCACCCGCGCTATCGTCCTTGAAACTCACGAATTTCCCCCCGCGGTGCGACCCCACGAACTTGTGTACCCTGCGAATTACCTAGGAATCGCTAAGGAAGCGTAAACCCGGGGTTTACCTTGATTGGCAGGCGGTTTGCCTTATCGCGCGACGGCGATCCGCGGCGAGTGCGCGACGCGCGATGCTACCGACGTCGGCTTGTAGATTGCCGAACCCCATTCGGAGGATTCGAAGCGTTCGGTCTGTCCAACCACCGATTCCCCGGCGCCAAGCATGAGCCAGCCGTCTTGGGCGAGCGCACCAGCGACGCGATCGAAGGCCGATGCCCGGGTAGGACGGTCGAAATAGAGCAGGACATTGCGACACAGTACGAGGTCGAACCGACCGGGCGCGGGCGGATAATCGAGAATGCTCTGCTGTTGGAACCGGGTCATCGAGCAGATGCGATCACTCGCCTGCCAGCCGCGTGGCGTCTCGGAAAAGAAGTTGAGCATTTGCGCGACACTGATCCCGCGCTGAATTTCAAACTGCGAATAGCAGCCGGTCTTGGCTGTGGTTATTGCCTTGCCCGAGACATCGGTT
This genomic window contains:
- a CDS encoding putative bifunctional diguanylate cyclase/phosphodiesterase, with product MSFKDDSAGADSRAFVLGPILVLSTIFLLTMSLAMVSHKIGLSSPAPVLAAGSIIFCCAVAVLAILGLRHIGRYEKLGFTDSLTALPNRRSLHVDFQKHDRAGQEIALALIDLDGFKLVNDHYGHFVGDAAIRECATILKDLAGDEASVYRLGGDEYALLIGGPVAGTVLEGLCRRLIERLAKPVSVDDRRLTLGASIGLSRKVPGEKLSSSELLRRSDVAMYASKRGGKMRCTWFSAAFDQSREQLKEMDDELRAGLANREFRLNYQPLVDSRTRKVVAVECLLRWERADGKRVGPNIFIPVAEESGLINAIGLWVLRQACCDALEWDDITLSVNISAAQLRNPEFPIQLGHILEETGFDPERLELEITETCLVLDPVVAERSLAVIRGFGVKISLDDFGTGYASIGFLRQFRFEKLKLDRSLVVQAGEDEGSRAMMLSSITVARAMKMGVTAEGVETQDQADMVRAAGCDQIQGWLYFKALPAEEIAQHLGKPVGTATPTEQRDSKVA
- a CDS encoding CheR family methyltransferase is translated as MGVNDASHAIIADLLAQKTGQQLTENRRWRVSTALAGLFREFGIDNIDQLACMLERPGEQHLATKVVEALLNNETYFFRDHVYFMTLANQVLPDLARKRASTRKLSIWSAGCSTGQEALSLAMIFAEQPGRWQDWDIDIVGTDVSGKAITTAKTGCYSQFEIQRGISVAQMLNFFSETPRGWQASDRICSMTRFQQQSILDYPPAPGRFDLVLCRNVLLYFDRPTRASAFDRVAGALAQDGWLMLGAGESVVGQTERFESSEWGSAIYKPTSVASRVAHSPRIAVAR
- a CDS encoding methyl-accepting chemotaxis protein; the protein is MSALSDMVNGVVAEQEVVGEIHVPELGGQPLFAGISEAAEAVDIDRPNGLKGFLFNKSVGEKLRAIAMANIAAVVLGLLATLVGGYIALQLKAERMALSQANVEAARMIGDIGDARLFVQHYAAVGDKSDLVAAHDALRNADRKLSDIKALAVDVAPVTLPAIDKLNGDLASLTTRVEAAQRSRGSGQQWQEFSDSVYLDGEQFVDEAHGLRSEFEAIAKAADEHSTFIVSLLFVAFIVVAVIGISMVTLSARYLARDISHTLRRMTDVAGRLAKGEKDMHIPALDRQDEIGDLARAFEVFLQAAWEFERMSQERASLRAERGKEMQLIAERFERTVGEVVSGVAAASSQLKTTASSMAGAAEEASDQTAIVSRSIEQASVGATAAASASDEFAMSIGEISRQASHSAELARKATETATGADTTISALASSADQVGQIVELIQSIAKRTNLLALNASIEAARGGEAGRGFAVVASEVKELAAQTSRATEEIAGQIRAMQDSTGASVGALRSIASQIRELESTAVSIASAVDQQSVAGQDLARSIDLAARSTDEVSGSILKVRETSLTAGAAASQVLTSATSLEEQAGTLQTQVHDFLRHVKAA
- a CDS encoding methyl-accepting chemotaxis protein; protein product: MNAQTKILTDEMVEEIAAVDIAVSAGKGEQGGISAWFMSRSLDHKAMIASVFTMGGLVSVTLLALWGFSDPANIASAKIGIIAITAIALILGVASLQFIRSQIIVPFVDISREMGRLAAGARDIEVSGTDRVDEIGDLARSLAVFLKSGHKLDELFVARKAAAEARKAEVLRFAGEFDTSIGEVVGSVASAASQLKTTAASMAATADQATGKSEQVIRAMEGAAEGATAAASASDEFAMSIGEISRQASHSAELARRATETATGADATISALANSADQVGQIVELIQSIAQRTNLLALNASIEAARGGEAGRGFAVVASEVKELAAQTSRATEEVAEQIRTMQDSTGASVGALRSIADQIRELERTAVSIASAVDQQSVAGQDLARSIDLAARSTDEVSGSIEEVRETSLATGAAAAQVLSSAESLEGQADVLRRKVQDFLGHIRAA
- a CDS encoding amidohydrolase family protein, yielding MKSSIASVLAVLFASQAAFAQDPQPSPNPVEEQEVDASQETGPKDGSGIAVQAAPAKPAAEAKKEDEKWDVTEPRGATIRQVPIRTDEGTWMDVDVSPDGGMLAFSLLGDIYTMPISGGTPTRVADGLAWEVQPRFSPDGKRIAFTSDRAGGDNIWVMNADGSGKKQVTKEDFRLLNQASWSPDGQYIAAKKHFTTQRSAGTGEIWLYHVSGGGGVKLVARANENLQKELGEPTYAPSGDAVYYTRNVTGGNSFEYAQDSTQGTFAIERYDLGTTEVTTVASGFGGAVRPSPSPDGKSLAFIRRDKDQTELWVKDLASGVERMVYGDLDLDMQETWAVYGFYPLMDWTPDGKSIVAWAGGKIRRIAADGSGATVIPFRIDDTRGVADAPHPVIPVGEDSFTAKIPRFASVSPDGRTVAFESLGKLYAKPVAGGEPRRLFSDGGDALELWPSWSRDGRKLAFVRWTDAGLGQVMVADANGRNAKAVTTMRGHYALPQFSPDGRTVVFEKRSGGYLTSPQYSENEGVYAVSVTGGTPKLIARDTSEPQFGAASDRVFMLGRSGGKLQLISANLDGDKRQVHAEGELVSGYSVGPKGDMLAFRENYEVFVTPLMPGGQAVTLGEKASSLPVTRASKGGADYVGWTDGGRTLTWSMGPTLFRAPISSMFANAPQDKDAPKFEPPVSGVSLARTVQADKHQGVVALTGARILTMTGDGAGVIENGTIVIDGDRIAAVGPASSVSIPAGATKVDATGKTIMPGLVDAHAHGSQGTGDLVPQQNWSLVQNLALGTTTIHDPSSQASQIFEASERQRAGLLLGPRIFSTGEVIYGAKAPGIYARIDGYDDALAHVRRIKAQGGVSVKNYNQPRREQRQQVVAAARDENMLVVAEGGSLFGMDMNLIADGNSTVEHNVPVEHFYEDVLQFWAGSQTNNTPTLVVTYGGLAGDPYWRQATDVFANPLMVHTPPRQLIAETGRRTKAPDWAYVDDDSAREAKKLSERGVKISIGAHGQQAGIGSHWELWSFVRGGMTPVEALRAGTIVSAQSLGMSRDIGSLEVGKLADLLVLSADPSTDIRNSDKIDRVMLGGRLYDARTMNEVETGTAKRLPYWWE